The following DNA comes from Spirulina major PCC 6313.
TTTGGGAATTGCTTCACAATATGACTCTAAACCATCCGTGTAGACCACACTACTTCTTTGCCAACTTTCGAGAATCGATTCCCATAACTTCTTCGCACTCTCCCCACTTCTATTCCCAATGTAAGCCCCCACAATTCTTCGGCTTTTTCTCTCCAGAGCTAACCAAATCCATTCCTGATTTTCTTTGCTCTTTACGTAAGACCATAACTCATCACATTCTAGGATGATTTCTGCTCCGGGAGGTGCTTCGATACTGATGTGGCATGGAGTTGACACTAAAACACTATTCACAAAACTTTGGGGTCACGTCTTTGAAACCTTCAACGCTCTTGCTATACCAGCTAGTGAACTACGTTCAAGTAGTAGATCTTTGACGGTGGTCTTTTGCTCTTCAGATATGATTTTCTTTTGAGGATTCTCAATGAACTGACGGCGACAGTCTTTACAGAGAAACTTTTGCTTTTTGT
Coding sequences within:
- a CDS encoding IS1/IS1595 family N-terminal zinc-binding domain-containing protein; translation: MPPYISTFVLYSGTHHKKQKFLCKDCRRQFIENPQKKIISEEQKTTVKDLLLERSSLAGIARALKVSKT
- a CDS encoding IS1 family transposase; translated protein: MNSVLVSTPCHISIEAPPGAEIILECDELWSYVKSKENQEWIWLALERKSRRIVGAYIGNRSGESAKKLWESILESWQRSSVVYTDGLESYCEAIPKEIHQPKTKEKGETNHIERFNNTLR